The Sphaerospermopsis torques-reginae ITEP-024 genome has a window encoding:
- a CDS encoding aminotransferase class IV: MYWYCGKLIESQTLELNINDPGLIYGATVFTTLRVYDHSLDHSLTNWKAHCSRLQLSLQTFGWLEPDWNFVRRGAQTLLQHFPVIRITIFPDGREWITGRFLPKTLTEKQNNGIIARLAKPEFARSLPNHKTGNYLSPWLAKNNVQAVNAEEAILINSEGNWLETSTGNLWGWKDGCWWTPPLEVGILPGIERSHIIQHLQKLGTTIHQQPWTPQLVKEFAAIAYTNSVVEIIPIHTVHQPTGSLEYNPKHPCFLELKGLFLP, from the coding sequence ATGTACTGGTATTGTGGTAAATTAATAGAATCGCAAACGCTGGAATTAAATATTAATGATCCAGGTTTGATTTATGGAGCTACAGTTTTTACAACCTTGAGAGTTTATGATCATTCCCTTGATCATAGTTTAACTAACTGGAAAGCCCATTGTTCGCGTTTGCAATTAAGTTTACAAACCTTTGGTTGGCTAGAACCAGATTGGAATTTTGTGCGCCGTGGCGCACAAACTCTTTTACAGCATTTTCCCGTGATCAGAATTACTATTTTTCCTGATGGGAGAGAATGGATCACAGGTAGATTTTTACCGAAAACCTTGACAGAAAAACAAAATAATGGTATAATTGCTAGGCTTGCTAAACCAGAATTTGCTCGTTCTCTCCCCAACCATAAAACGGGCAATTATTTGAGTCCTTGGTTAGCGAAAAATAATGTCCAAGCTGTAAACGCCGAAGAAGCGATTTTAATAAATAGTGAGGGAAATTGGTTAGAAACCAGTACAGGTAATCTTTGGGGTTGGAAAGATGGCTGTTGGTGGACACCACCATTAGAAGTGGGAATATTGCCAGGAATAGAGCGATCGCACATTATCCAACATTTACAAAAGCTGGGAACTACCATCCACCAACAACCTTGGACACCACAGCTAGTAAAAGAATTTGCAGCGATCGCCTACACTAACAGCGTTGTCGAGATAATTCCCATTCATACCGTACATCAGCCCACCGGATCGTTAGAATATAATCCTAAGCATCCTTGCTTTTTAGAACTTAAAGGATTATTTCTACCATGA
- a CDS encoding formylglycine-generating enzyme family protein — translation MPKAEIESGDRGSPQHQVTIQPFLLGKYPITQAQWQAVASLPKIKFDLHSSPSHFKGANRPVEQVSWHEAQEFGAKLSRKTGKLYRLPSESEWEYACRAATTTPFYFGNTISTDLANYNGEYVYANGQKGIYRKETTNVGTFPANAFGLYDMHGLVWEWCEDGWYDNYIGAPTDGSAWLTGSDNHPRRVLRGGSWSYRPVYCRSAYRINYPAVSKDNNRGFRVACSAQWN, via the coding sequence GTGCCGAAGGCTGAAATAGAAAGCGGAGATAGGGGCAGTCCTCAACATCAAGTTACTATTCAACCTTTTTTACTAGGCAAATATCCTATCACTCAAGCACAATGGCAAGCTGTTGCTAGTTTACCAAAAATTAAATTTGATTTGCATTCTAGCCCATCTCATTTTAAAGGTGCTAACCGGCCAGTAGAACAAGTATCATGGCATGAAGCTCAGGAATTTGGCGCAAAATTATCACGAAAAACAGGTAAATTATATCGTTTACCAAGCGAATCTGAATGGGAATATGCTTGTCGTGCAGCTACAACTACACCGTTTTATTTTGGCAATACTATTAGCACTGATTTAGCAAATTACAATGGTGAATATGTATATGCTAATGGACAAAAAGGTATTTACCGCAAAGAAACAACGAATGTCGGAACTTTTCCCGCTAATGCTTTTGGTTTATATGATATGCACGGGTTAGTTTGGGAATGGTGCGAAGATGGCTGGTATGATAATTATATAGGAGCGCCCACAGATGGTAGCGCGTGGTTAACAGGTAGTGATAATCACCCTCGTCGTGTATTGCGTGGTGGTTCTTGGTCCTATCGTCCAGTTTATTGCCGTTCTGCTTATCGAATCAATTATCCCGCAGTTAGTAAAGATAACAATCGTGGTTTTCGTGTTGCTTGTTCTGCTCAATGGAATTAA
- the ftsH3 gene encoding ATP-dependent zinc metalloprotease FtsH3, with amino-acid sequence MNKRWRNAGLYALLFIVVIALGTAFFDNQPPQVETWRYSQFIQEVDQGKVERVSLSSDRSTAIVTPKYDPNKKRVTLVNDPELINTLTDKGVDIAVLPQTDEGFWFKALSSLFFPVLLLVGLFFLLRRAQTGPGSQAMNFGKSKARVQMEPQTQVTFGDVAGIDQAKLELNEVVDFLKNADRFTAVGAKIPKGVLLVGPPGTGKTLLARAVAGEAGVPFFSISGSEFVEMFVGVGASRVRDLFEQAKTNAPCIVFIDEIDAVGRQRGAGLGGGNDEREQTLNQLLTEMDGFEGNTGIIIIAATNRPDVLDAALLRPGRFDRQVVVDRPDYGGRSEILKVHARGKTLSKDVDLDKIARRTPGFTGADLSNLLNEAAILAARRNLTEIAMDEINDAIDRVLAGPEKKDRVMSEKRKTLVAYHEAGHALVGALMPDYDPVQKISIIPRGRAGGLTWFTPSEDRMDTGLYSRAYLENQMAVALGGRLAEEIIFGEEEVTTGASNDLQQVARVARQMITRFGMSDRLGPVALGRQQGNMFLGRDIMSERDFSEETAAAIDEEVRKLVDVAYARAKEVLVSNRHILDQIAQMLIDKETVDADELQEILANNDVRTAAFA; translated from the coding sequence GTGAATAAAAGATGGAGAAATGCGGGGCTATATGCGCTGCTGTTTATTGTAGTAATCGCTTTAGGGACTGCGTTTTTTGACAACCAACCCCCCCAAGTAGAAACATGGCGCTATAGTCAATTTATTCAAGAAGTTGATCAAGGCAAAGTAGAAAGAGTCAGTCTCAGTTCAGATCGTTCTACAGCAATTGTTACACCTAAATACGACCCCAATAAAAAGCGCGTCACTTTAGTTAACGATCCAGAGTTAATCAATACTCTGACAGATAAAGGTGTTGATATTGCCGTATTACCCCAAACCGACGAAGGCTTTTGGTTTAAAGCACTGAGCAGCTTATTTTTCCCTGTATTGCTGTTGGTGGGTTTATTTTTCTTACTCCGTCGCGCTCAAACTGGTCCTGGTAGCCAAGCAATGAACTTTGGTAAGTCCAAAGCTAGGGTACAAATGGAACCCCAAACCCAAGTGACCTTTGGCGATGTGGCAGGTATTGACCAAGCTAAACTGGAATTAAACGAAGTTGTAGACTTTTTGAAAAACGCCGATCGCTTTACCGCTGTTGGTGCAAAAATTCCTAAAGGTGTATTATTAGTCGGACCTCCAGGAACAGGTAAAACCCTCCTCGCCCGTGCGGTAGCTGGGGAAGCTGGTGTACCCTTCTTTAGTATTTCCGGTTCTGAATTTGTGGAAATGTTCGTTGGTGTGGGTGCTTCCCGCGTCCGCGACTTATTTGAACAAGCCAAAACCAACGCTCCTTGTATCGTCTTCATTGATGAAATTGACGCAGTAGGTCGTCAACGGGGTGCGGGTTTAGGTGGTGGTAACGATGAACGGGAACAAACCCTTAACCAGCTATTAACAGAAATGGATGGTTTTGAAGGTAACACCGGCATCATCATCATTGCAGCTACCAACCGTCCTGATGTACTCGACGCTGCTTTATTGCGTCCTGGTCGTTTTGACCGTCAAGTGGTGGTAGACCGTCCCGACTACGGTGGCCGTAGCGAAATTCTCAAAGTTCACGCACGGGGTAAAACCTTATCTAAAGATGTGGACTTGGATAAAATCGCTCGTCGTACCCCAGGATTCACCGGTGCAGACTTATCTAACCTGTTAAACGAAGCCGCAATTTTAGCAGCACGTCGCAACTTAACCGAAATTGCGATGGATGAAATTAACGATGCTATTGACCGGGTGTTAGCAGGTCCAGAGAAGAAAGACCGGGTAATGAGCGAAAAGCGCAAAACCTTGGTTGCTTATCATGAAGCTGGTCACGCTTTAGTTGGTGCATTGATGCCTGACTATGACCCTGTACAGAAAATTAGCATTATTCCCCGTGGTCGTGCTGGTGGTTTGACTTGGTTTACTCCTAGCGAAGACCGCATGGATACAGGTTTATACAGCCGTGCATATCTGGAAAATCAGATGGCCGTGGCTTTGGGTGGTCGTTTAGCTGAAGAAATTATCTTTGGTGAAGAGGAAGTTACTACCGGTGCTTCTAATGACTTGCAACAAGTAGCGCGAGTTGCTAGACAAATGATTACTCGTTTTGGCATGAGCGATCGCTTGGGTCCTGTGGCTTTAGGTCGTCAACAAGGTAATATGTTCTTGGGTCGAGATATCATGTCTGAGCGTGATTTCTCCGAAGAAACTGCTGCTGCCATTGATGAAGAAGTGCGTAAATTAGTGGATGTTGCTTACGCACGGGCTAAGGAAGTTTTAGTAAGTAACCGTCACATTTTGGATCAAATTGCCCAAATGTTGATTGATAAGGAAACTGTTGACGCTGATGAATTGCAAGAAATTCTCGCTAATAATGATGTGAGAACTGCTGCTTTTGCATAG
- a CDS encoding tetratricopeptide repeat protein, giving the protein MFFINSLESQLQRWNETIIKQPNNPNVYIRRGMVYFQLSKIEESITDFDTAEKLDDRITPYLWQRGLSYYYAERLAEGAKQFEIDLTVNAQDVEETVWRYLCIARLSGVEEARNYLLPVKNDPRKIMRCVYDLFAGNCTTDDVLIVGKLEGVKGNFYSHLYLGLYYEAEGNEELAKDYIVKAADKYKIDDYMWYLSQVHKNLRKWF; this is encoded by the coding sequence ATGTTTTTTATCAACTCTTTAGAAAGTCAACTGCAACGCTGGAACGAAACAATTATTAAGCAACCAAATAACCCTAATGTGTACATTCGTCGGGGAATGGTTTATTTTCAACTGAGTAAAATTGAGGAGTCAATTACAGATTTTGATACTGCTGAAAAATTAGATGATCGAATTACTCCTTATTTGTGGCAAAGGGGTTTATCTTATTATTACGCGGAAAGATTAGCCGAAGGTGCAAAACAATTTGAAATTGATTTAACTGTCAATGCACAGGATGTAGAAGAAACTGTGTGGAGATATCTTTGTATTGCTAGGTTATCGGGTGTGGAAGAAGCGAGAAATTATTTATTACCTGTGAAAAATGATCCGCGAAAAATCATGAGATGTGTATATGATTTATTTGCAGGTAATTGTACAACTGATGATGTTTTGATTGTGGGTAAATTAGAAGGTGTAAAGGGTAATTTTTACAGTCATCTTTATTTAGGTTTGTATTATGAAGCGGAGGGGAATGAAGAATTAGCAAAAGATTATATTGTTAAAGCTGCGGATAAATATAAAATTGATGATTATATGTGGTATTTATCACAAGTTCATAAAAACCTGAGAAAATGGTTTTGA